A genomic window from Silene latifolia isolate original U9 population chromosome Y, ASM4854445v1, whole genome shotgun sequence includes:
- the LOC141628564 gene encoding uncharacterized protein LOC141628564, with amino-acid sequence MTIFCWNCRDFGEADDPTIPYLHQSVLKYHPLLLFLQETHTSVDIAVMKTHHLGFPNCFGVDSTGRSGGLLLYWDNFVDIQVISSCPRFIFCKLGLNVNQGVFNSLYVMFLYGEPVFQYRSMLWDNISNVISGCSPFLVIGDFNQVELHSDKIGSSLTIRGQAEFTAWKFQNSLVDIPFFGPRFTWMNGQLDGHCIMERLDRSYATQDWLDLFPSSSVLHLPILISDHSPILLRFLPQPKSRKRPYRLDNWCLQLPEVIALVSNAWNNPFFGSTSYVLSRKLAAARFAVMNWVIQHRIWYGIN; translated from the coding sequence ATGACTATCTTTTGTTGGAATTGTAGGGATTTTGGTGAAGCAGATGATCCTACAATTCCGTATCTACATCAAAGTGTCCTTAAATATCATCCGCTGCTTTTGTTTTTGCAAGAAACCCATACTAGTGTTGATATTGCTGTAATGAAGACTCACCATCTTGGATTTCCTAACTGCTTTGGGGTGGACTCTACTGGTCGTAGTGGTGGTCTTCTTTTGTACTGGGATAATTTTGTAGATATACAAGTTATAAGTAGTTGCCCTCGTTTTATTTTTTGTAAATTGGGCCTCAATGTAAATCAAGGTGTTTTTAATAGTTTGTATGTTATGTTCCTGTACGGGGAACCTGTTTTCCAATATAGGTCTATGTTATGGGATAATATTTCTAATGTGATCTCTGGTTGTTCTCCGTTTCTGGTTATTGGTGATTTCAATCAAGTGGAACTACATTCAGACAAAATTGGCAGTTCATTAACAATTAGGGGCCAAGCTGAGTTTACTGCGTGGAAATTCCAGAATAGTCTCGTGGATATTCCATTCTTTGGCCCTCGTTTTACTTGGATGAATGGACAACTTGATGGACATTGTATTATGGAACGTCTTGATCGTTCATATGCAACTCAAGATTGGTTGGACCTTTTTCCATCTAGTTCGGTTCTGCATCTACCTATTCTTATTTCCGACCATTCGCCAATTCTGTTACGTTTTCTACCGCAACCAAAATCGCGCAAACGTCCATACCGTCTTGATAACTGGTGTCTTCAGCTACCGGAAGTCATAGCTCTTGTTTCTAATGCATGGAATAATCCATTTTTTGGATCCACTTCATATGTTCTATCCCGCAAGTTAGCAGCTGCTCGATTTGCTGTTATGAATTGGGTTATTCAACACCGCATTTGGTATGGTATAAATTAG